The following DNA comes from Brassica oleracea var. oleracea cultivar TO1000 chromosome C5, BOL, whole genome shotgun sequence.
AGAATAAGAAATAATCATGATTGACAATAAATTAAATAAGAAGTCACTTAAGTGACTTTTGTTTAGATGTCAATCGTAGAGGGAGTTTTAGAAAAATTGTTATAATTTGATTGGTTGAAGGATATCCAATTTTTAATTACTTAATTAGATCTAAAATAAATTATAAGTCTAAAACTAATTAATATCACTTACCAAATATTTAAAATGATATTACAAATAATAATTTATGGTAACTAATTGTCAAAGTTATATAAAGTGTAATAAGGTTTGATTAATTCTTGTATATTTATATACTACTTACAATAATGAGTAGAACACAATTTATAGAAATAGATATAATGATTTCATATTCTTATATAAAATATTATATTAGTATATAAAGAATTATAATGATTATTAATGTCTTATAATGTCAATATATGTCTTATAAGTCATTTATAAGAAAATAAAACATTTATTAAACTATATCATGACTTACAAAAATATTTCATCATAATTTTAAAATATTTATATGAGTTTTAAAAACATTTATAGAAATAAAAATTCTCCTATATATTAAACGAGAAGTCACTTAAGTGATTTTTTCTTACATGTCGATCATTTGTGAAGTCTTAAGAAAATTGTTATGATTTGCTTGGTCGATAAATTTTAATTTTATTTATTTTATTTTAAATTTAATTTAAAAATAAATATAGAAACAATTAATATCACTTGCCAAATAATCTAAATTATATTACAAATAATGATTTATGGAACTAATTGTTGAAATTATATAAATAATAATAATGTTTGATAACTTCTTTTTATATTTATAACCTAAATAATATAATGAACGAACTTTTTATAATTTTTAATTATTTTAATTAGATCTAAAATAAAAGATAAGTTTAAAACTAATTATTATCACTTGCCAAATAACATAAACGATATTACAAATAATAATAATGGTAGCTAATTTCAAAGTAATAGAAAGTGTAATAATGTTTGATCAATTCTTTTTATATTTATATATTACATAAAATAATGAATAGAAAAAAATTTATAAAAATCGATATAATGATTTCATATTCATATAAATTTAGTCGTATCTATAATACTAACTAATCTCTTATAATATCTATATATGCTTTATAAATAATTAGGCTTTGAAGATTGGACGAATTATATTTAACGGAACATGCGAGAATTTTGGTTTAAAAATGTTTTGCATTTAAGTCAAATAATATAGTGAATAAGATAATGTTAATTGAAAATAATAATGTTATGATTGAATATAATTCTAAGATGGATTTATGGTTTATTGATTGTATGTTTTGTATTACTATTTAGAGAGAAAAATAAATAGTTTGCAAAAAAATATGTAAAAAGTTAGGAAAACATTAGCAAAAATTTAATAAAAAGAATGAAATGATAATGAGAAAAATAAAAAGAGGCCGAAGAAAATGCATAATATGTGTTGGTGAAGTTAATGTGATAATTACATATATAATTTCACAAGAATTTGTTATTACTAAATATTCATCGGTTATTTTTACATCAAATTTATAGAAATTTTACGACTGATTTTCAAACGATTTGAAGTTAAAAATTATAGTTTTAATGCTTCAAACTATATGACATTATATACATAATATATATTTTCATACAATATTTATATGACACAGCAAAAAAACCCTTCAAAGCGCATCTCACCTCTAACAATCTTGCTAAATCGGCCACCACAGTCAAAAAACATAAAACTACAACAAAATGTCTTGAATGACCTATAAGCAGAAAGCTTTTGTATGTATCCGTAGATGATTCATAGTCTACAATAATGTTGTGCATAAATGTCTGAGGGGAGGCGGATAATACCTTTAAGTTGGCCTTGGATCTAAGATGTAAGATTTTTGATAAATGGATGATTTAGAATCTGGATGAGAGATTGTGAGAGATTATGACAGAGTTTATGAGTATAAGGAGATCTCTTATATATTAAAAGAGAAACATTTGAGATTAATGTGTTCACACTATGTTCGTCACGTGGCAGTTTCACAGCGATTCGAGAATGAGTATGCTGACATGTCATATGTAGAAAGCTTCTCAAACCTACTTTACAAATTTATTGTAATGCTCTTTCCTAGATAAACCTCAACAAAATCGTTTTCCTAATATAATACTTTATGTTTTTTTGTCAATATAAAACTTACGTACAGGGTTTCACGGGTTATACAAATATTTCACATAGAAATACAATTTGCAAGAAACTAATTGACATTTCTTCTCCTTCGTAACCCTCTCAAACTCGATTACACAATATACTCCAGTGTTTTTTATTAATAATAAACTCACATGCAATTTCGATTTGCTAATATATTACATGACACATTTTATAAAAACACAATTCAAATAATCTCACACTTTAAAATTGATTAGTTTAGAGTTTCATATCAAAACAACGGAACTCATAAACAACTTTGAGTCAATCAGTTGCAGATCATTGCATACCTCTTTTTTACTCAATAATAGATAAAATTGGTTTTTTTTTTTATTGTTTCCTTTCACAATCGGCCAAATCGTAGAGAAAAGATTTGTCTTAATAATTTTTTTTTTCTTCAACTATTATCTAGATTTAATTTGATTTTGCATGCATTTAGAAATTATAATATGAAACTATTGGTTGGACATCAGTACCGTCTAAAACTCATATAACATGAACCAAACAAATAGTAATAGTTTTTGGTTTATCATCCAAAGATTAAAACCCTCAAGAATTTTAACCGAACAAACCAAAATAAATATAGATTTAGAATGGTAGTGATATTTTAGGAGATTAAAAATTGAAAAACAATGTAAAACCAAACTGTTATCTAGATTAAAGAGATCTAATGTTTTTTTTTATCTAAAAATAACGAAATTAATAATCTCATTCCGCGCAAAGCGCGGATTATTATCTAGTTATACTTAAAACACAAATGTTAAGAACAATATTTTTTTTGTTTCTAGAATTTAATTAAATAAAAAGTAACCAATGAAAATCAACTTACAACTTTACTTTTATTTTTTGTTTAAATATTATTTTATCATTTTACTCTTTTGCATTGGACTTTCAAAACAATTTATATTATGAAACAAAAAAAAGCTTTCAAAGCTATTTATATATTGAAACAGGGAGAGTAAATTTTTACATATGGCATTAAATACGCTTTGTATTTAATACTCTACAAAATAGCCCACAAAATGATCTTCCCTAGTACCTATCTATTAACAAACGACCTTAAACAACTATCATAGCAAATAACAAACGTAGTAGTGGTTTACTTTTAAGCAAATCTAAAAAGCAATCACTGTTGGCAAAACATCTACCAGCCATAGACTGGCTTGTGAGCTTGAGGTGGAACAAGTTTCAGATCCTTGCAATGTTGCTTATCATAGTCTTTTGTTTTTGGTGTTGCTCCACTGCATAGTCTCAAGAAATCATTCCCTGTGAGAACATAGTGTGTGAACGCCAATCCTCCATCGATCACCTCGTCAAAGCTCGGAACCGATCTTGATTTTCTCATCCTTTTTCCTCCGTCTTCATCGTTTAAGATCTTATCGAGATCCGAATACTCCATGAATCTCTGTGTCGCTGCTTCCCAAGAAAGATTGTACATCTGCTCAGGGGTGAGCGGTAACGGCTCTTTCGACATTGCTTCTTTCACTTTGTTCACAAAGTCTTCGGATGTTTTGTAGGTTAGACAGTTTGGGAATGATCTGAAGAACTCGTTTGAAGGATGGTCTGCACACACCACGAACTTCCCCATGGCTAGTGCTTCCGCGGTTGCTGTGCATAGAACATCGCTGATGCTCGGGTTTATGAACACTTTGTACCTTCATTAAAACGAGAGAGAAACATTAACATAATTTCAAGAGCATATCTGCGTTTTTTCAGAACTTACTTGTGAAGAGCATCGTCCGCATGGTCCCTTCCTTTGAGGAAATTGAGATTCAAATCGAGTTTCTGTGCTGCACGTTGGACTTCGACTGCATCTTCACCGTTTCCGTACACATCTAAATTGAAGCTCCCGAGGTCGCTTTTGTGTTTAGCCATCAGATCTATTAGTTCTCTGTAGCCTTTAGCCCACACCATTTTTCCTAAGAAGTATGCGCCTTTTGAGAAAGCTTGTTCCCCACGGGTACTCTCCTCAGCAATTTTTTCCCCAATCATAAGGAACTTGGGATTGACACCATGGACATTGCATATAACAGATTTTGGCAGATCTTGTGTTGCTCCAGAGAGGCGAAGAACCTTTCATGAGTGGAGAGGATATGTATATTAGCATTAAAGAGGATTCAAAGCAACAGAACAAGAACTTGAAAAGATAGAGAGTTAGAAAGGCCACCTTGTCGCAATATGCTCGTGTGACCCAATTGTTTACATGGTTCACAAAAAATGCTTGGATAGCACCATGCTTCTCCCTCTTGATGTACTCTAAGTAGTTTGTGTGGACAATTCCAACAACATGGTTGAATTTATCAGTCCAACGCTTGCCGTGGTGATACCAGTTGAGATGTTCAGGCTCTTCAAGAATAGCAATGTCTGCATCTTTTGACGGTATGAATTGAGAAGTGTCACCAGCAGGAAATATGCTGCGCCTTTCTTTTGAAAACTATATAAGAAAACCAGTAAACACAGTCACTCTCAAGCAACAAACAGAAGAAAACATATAGTGTATCCAAAATGATCAACTTACCTTTCCCGGGTAAAACGAGATTTTAAAATCAGCCTTGAAACCAATCCTTTCCTCCAACCATGTACGTATATAACTCTCTTGTTCTTCAGGTGAACTGAAGGTGAGCTTGTTTGGATAAACTAGTTCTTGATCAGATTCGCAGAGCCAAGGAACCACGAGTGTGACACTCTGTTTTGCAGATTTTGCTAAATAGGCAGCTCGGAACAGGGGATTTACAGCTGTTCCGGTCATCCACGGGAGACTAGCTGTTGTAACTATTGCCACGTGCCTTTTGCTATCTGGCGTCTCAGGCTTCAGAAAATCAGTCCAAAAGCCACCGTCGTAATGGTGTCCTGTGCTCTGAAGAACACTGGCTATCCTCATATCCAAATCATCAACATGGTTATCATTTTCAACTAAATCAGATGTTTGTGCAGAGGGCAGGCGCCAGAGGTGTTGGCTCTTGCATTTATAAAGGTTTTCCACTACTCGGTCGCACAAATCTGAAAGACAATTCAATCGAGCAAAATCAGGGACTGAGTTTC
Coding sequences within:
- the LOC106295179 gene encoding digalactosyldiacylglycerol synthase 1, chloroplastic, which gives rise to MAKEIQSQSPPSPTTTGITFSSSSSSPSLSMMLSSTNAFSLLSKGWREVRDSADADLQLMRKRANSVKNLASTFDREIENFLNNSAMSAFPVVSSSPSAFGNEIGIMKKLEPKISEFRRVYSAPEISRKVMERWGPAKAKLGIDLSAIKKAIVSEMDLDEREGVLEMRRRRDRDRFREFYAEGEGEGSFGDWKPIRSLKSRFKEFEKRSSLELLIGFKNSELVEKLKASFQSLYKETDEAKDVPPLDVPELLASLVRQSEPFLDQIGVRKDLCDRVVENLYKCKSQHLWRLPSAQTSDLVENDNHVDDLDMRIASVLQSTGHHYDGGFWTDFLKPETPDSKRHVAIVTTASLPWMTGTAVNPLFRAAYLAKSAKQSVTLVVPWLCESDQELVYPNKLTFSSPEEQESYIRTWLEERIGFKADFKISFYPGKFSKERRSIFPAGDTSQFIPSKDADIAILEEPEHLNWYHHGKRWTDKFNHVVGIVHTNYLEYIKREKHGAIQAFFVNHVNNWVTRAYCDKVLRLSGATQDLPKSVICNVHGVNPKFLMIGEKIAEESTRGEQAFSKGAYFLGKMVWAKGYRELIDLMAKHKSDLGSFNLDVYGNGEDAVEVQRAAQKLDLNLNFLKGRDHADDALHKYKVFINPSISDVLCTATAEALAMGKFVVCADHPSNEFFRSFPNCLTYKTSEDFVNKVKEAMSKEPLPLTPEQMYNLSWEAATQRFMEYSDLDKILNDEDGGKRMRKSRSVPSFDEVIDGGLAFTHYVLTGNDFLRLCSGATPKTKDYDKQHCKDLKLVPPQAHKPVYGW